One genomic window of Solanum dulcamara chromosome 10, daSolDulc1.2, whole genome shotgun sequence includes the following:
- the LOC129869720 gene encoding uncharacterized protein LOC129869720, which yields MNGAVEAVNKNIKKLLRKIVDSQRQWHEKLPYGLLSHRTTIRTSTGETPYMIIQEVGLDDTEWIRSRIEQLMLIDEKRMEAVCYGQLYQNRIAKAFNKKFKPRQFTPGKLILKKIFPQQGEAKGKFAPNWQSPYVVHKVLSREAIILAEMDGTVSTKPINLDSIKKYAQDLDQNTEDKGAP from the exons ATGAATGGAGCAGTTGAAGCTGTAAACAAGAATATCAAGAAGCTTTTAAGGAAGATAGTGGATAGTCAGAGACAATGGCATGAGAAGTTACCATATGGTCTGCTCAGTCATCGTACCACAATCAGAACTTCTACTGGGGAAACTCCTTATAT GATTATTCAAGAGGTTGGTTTAGATGATACAGAATGGATTCGCAGCAGGATTGAACAGTTAATGCTCATTGATGAGAAAAGAATGGAAGCAGTTTGTTATGGTCAACTATATCAGAACAGAATAGCTAAAGCATTCAACAAGAAATTCAAACCCCGACAGTTCACACCGGGAAAATTAATATTGAAGAAGATATTTCCTCAGCAAGGAGAAGCTAAAGGGAAATTTGCACCAAACTGGCAAAGCCCTTACGTGGTTCATAAAGTACTATCTAGAGAAGCGATAATCTTGGCAGAAATGGACGGCACAGTGAGCACGAAGCCAATCAATTTAGACTCCATCAAAAA GTACGCTCAAGATCTGGATCAGAATACTGAAGACAAAGGGGCCCCATAG
- the LOC129869721 gene encoding uncharacterized protein LOC129869721 has protein sequence MSEPCDGWRMIFDGASNSKGVAIRVVLNPETSQYYPISAKILFDCTNNIAEYEASILRLRMAIDMNVKEILVIGDSDLLVHQVQGEWAAKNVKIFPYLHCIKELSRRFTRIEFKHVPRAQNEFSDALATISSMIQHLDKNYIDPIEVKLYDRHVYYFHIVEEVDGRPWYYDIKRLIEAQEYPKNATSKQKPTLRRMANHFFLNGEILYRRTTDLGLLRCVDAKEVTRLLEEIHAGIYGPYMNGFTLAKKILRAGYFWMTMEKDSIQYVQKCH, from the coding sequence ATGTCAGAACCATGCGATGGTTGGAGGATGATTTTTGATGGAGCATCAAATTCTAAGGGAGTTGCAATAAGAGTAGTTTTAAATCCAGAAACAAGTCAATATTATCCAATTTCAGCCAAGATTTTGTTTGATTGTACCAATAACATAGCAGAGTATGAAGCTTCTATTCTCAGACTTAGAATGGCCATAGACATGAACGTCAAAGAGATTTTGGTCATAGGCGATTCTGACTTATTAGTTCATCAGGTGCAAGGAGAATGGGCTGCTAAGAATGTGAAGATCTTTCCTTATTTGCATTGCATAAAGGAGTTGAGTAGGAGATTCACAAGGATTGAATTCAAACATGTCCCTCGAGCTCAAAATGAATTTTCCGATGCTTTGGCGACAATATCCTCAATGATTCAGCATCTAGACAAGAATTACATCGACCCTATTGAAGTAAAATTATATGatagacatgtgtattattttcatattgttGAGGAAGTGGATGGAAGACCATGGTACTATGACATCAAGAGATTGATAGAGGCACAGGAATACCCCAAAAATGCTACGAGCAAGCAGAAACCGACTTTAAGAAGaatggccaatcatttctttcttaaTGGAGAAATCCTATATAGGAGGACTACAGATTTAGGATTGTTGAGATGTGTTGACGCCAAGGAAGTGACGAGACTTTTAGAAGAAATACATGCAGGAATATATGGACCTTATATGAATGGGTTCACTCTTGCTAAGAAGATCTTAAGAGCTGGATATTTTTGGATGACCATGGAGAAAGATAGCATTCAATACGTGCAGAAGTGTCATTAA